One genomic region from Fictibacillus marinisediminis encodes:
- the ahrC gene encoding transcriptional regulator AhrC/ArgR, with protein MNKGQRHIKIREIITHKEIETQDDLVEQLRNAHFNVTQATVSRDIKELHLVKVPMSDGRYKYSLPADQRFNPLQKLRRTLIDSFVSIDQADHLIVMKTLPGNANAIGALIDNLDWEEIMGTICGDDTILVICRSKDVSPDVSQRFLDML; from the coding sequence GTGAACAAAGGCCAACGTCATATTAAAATAAGAGAAATCATTACACATAAAGAAATTGAGACACAAGATGACCTGGTCGAGCAGCTTCGCAATGCTCATTTTAATGTGACACAGGCTACGGTTTCCCGTGATATTAAAGAACTGCATCTTGTAAAAGTGCCGATGTCAGACGGAAGATACAAATACAGCCTGCCTGCAGATCAGCGTTTCAACCCGCTGCAAAAGCTAAGACGGACACTGATCGACAGCTTTGTAAGCATCGACCAGGCTGATCACTTAATTGTTATGAAAACGCTGCCCGGTAATGCCAACGCGATTGGTGCCCTGATCGATAATCTGGACTGGGAAGAGATTATGGGAACCATCTGCGGTGATGATACGATTCTGGTAATATGCCGTTCGAAAGATGTTTCTCCCGACGTGTCGCAGCGGTTTCTGGACATGCTGTAA